The DNA sequence CTTCTTACCTTCCTCAGCTGAATTAGGctggaaaaacagacagagagatagaaagacacTCCACATCTCCACTACAGAAtgacactgacagagagagagggagggatagggcatgaaagagagagaaagagggagatagagtgagtttgtgtgacagagagcgagagagcaagagaggggGGTGAGAGAGGGGGTGGAGTCTGTTTGCTCCCTttatctgagagagagagagagagagagagaaggagactgAGACGGAGGACGGGGGGTgtagatggatgaatggatgagggaaggagaaaaaTATTTACAGAGCAAAATAGACAGCAGCACATAGGAGTACACTGCCAACGGAGGaagtaaacaaaacagtgttGTCACAGAGACGGGGGAGAGAACAGGATCAGGAAGAGTGAAAGGAGGAGAGTGGGAgacagtttttttctcttttatttgagAGAAACAATGAAGTCGACAAGAGAAAGAATTGGCGGAGGAAAAATTATTAAACAAGTTTGTCTCGTCTCTAAAACTACTGTCTAGACATGCCTGACGACGTCCATTCCAGCTCTCCTCTAGTACACAGATTTGCACAAGGCCGCCTGGAAGACTGTGCCTCAAACTGTGGCATCCCTCACATGTCTGGACACACTGCTAACTTGCATTTTTCAAGCTGTGGCATGTGACGGTGCCcaacttttttcccttttttttcagatCTCTCTCTCAGTTCTACCTTTTATGGAAAATGACTATTATTTAGTCACATTTTTGGATGCCCTCCATCCTTTATGTGGCTTCTTCATGCCTCCCCcctcaccccaccccccccccccacccccccaaaatctctcacacactcatcgCCTCACAGTATTGCTCATCCAGACAGCatctagacacacacacactggagtgAAATTCCCTCCCCCCCTTCAGCCCTTGCACGCCACTCTCTGGTCAGACTGCAGTACTGCTGCTTGTTGATGGGCTTTCATGCCCCAGTTCACTGCAATGAGTAAGACTTGAGTAGACTCATGCAGGGAGATGTTGCCTATTGGCTTGACACAGTTAGATGGCCCCATTCCCAGCCAGCCGGGGGCCCTTTACCCAAGGCTCTGTGCTCCGAGGGGCTGAGGTACAGAAGGtaaagtggggggggggggggggcatggatCATCATGCTCTAGTCATTAAGATGGGATGTAAAACTTCTTAATCCATTTTTAGCTTGTTCTGCATGAACTTACTCCTCATACTAgtttggaaaaacaaaacaaaaaaaacatcttcatcagATGATTAATTGATAGTTAAATAGTTAGAGAATGAGTAggccaatttttttttaaagattttcttaAACTAATGCTcagcttatatatatatatatatatatatatatatatatatatacatatatatatatgcacacacacactcacacacacacacacacacacacacacacacatacacacatctatctatcaatctactatcatagtaaactgaatatctcagggttttggattgttggttggacaaaaagaaatgtcacCATGGGGGTTTGGGAACTTGTGATTGGCATTTTTCGGTATTTTCTGACCTTCTATAGTCCAAGTGATCAATTATTCAATCTTTGAAATAATCTGTAAACtgagaaataatgaaaacatattgCAACCCTaatggtttttttttattctattctagcttaattttatttgaaaattcacactttttaattgtattttaatgtcttatttattgccatgtgttgcttttatatcctgtaTTGATCCCTTTTacgttttatgtaaagcacattgaattttctcattgttgaaatgtgctacacaaataaacatgccTTGCTGGCCTCgtctaataaataaaataaaatcaacaacCTCTGGAAATGCAACTCACTCAGGATTTGATTTCTCTCAAATGTGAGAACAACTACATtcataaaataacagtgaagaCCTATAATTTTAATGTTCCCTTTATCACAGCAGTGTTAAAAGTAAATTTCCGAGGAATTCCCCTTTTGGCGTAAATATTCTCTCGCATCTCCACATAGTACATGTGGTCTGGTTTGGCGTTTGAAGCTGTGTGACCCAAGAGGAAATCTGACCTCATAACTCCTCCTCATGCATGCCATCCTTAAAAAACATCAAGTCTGAACcatacagcaacaacagcaacagaagccacagaaaaAGTGAAGTCTTGTTTTTCAATTCATCTctttatttcagtgtttcagagAGTTGGTTAGCTCTACAGTGTGCAACTGCGCAGCTAACTGAAGTTTTGTCAAAGTGCAGAGAAGGAAATACAATTGCTGGTGCAGAAGTGGGTACCAGACAAAATACCAGACACACTTTCACTAGCACAGAGACTGCGgttacattaaatattcatggaAACAAATTTGCTTTGACTTATAGCAttatagcaagaaaaaaacaacagaaagctCTGTTTTATGCTCATAATTCACACATTCCCTTAAAATATGGAcaactttatttcctttttagttTCTCATTGTCACTCATATTATTACGCAGGACATTATAATAGAAAAACAGTAAAGGTGAACTCTTAtctgactctctctcacacacacacacgcagcctTTGTCACTTCTCACTTCTGTTTTCCCAAAAATTGCAGCGTAACATCGTGGTATTCACCATAGTAACATTGTTTTCCAGAGTGCAACAGAAATCAGAGTGGATGTAACAGATTCAATTGGATTATGAACAACAACCAAAAGCATACACATTCTAGGAGAGAGCCACACATAATATACACAATCATTAAAAAAGTAGTCTGACTACCAAAGTGGAAATGAAACTAAAGCTAAAAAGTTGAGAAAGGCTTTCTTACCAGTGATGCAACTGTGCAAACATTGAAACACTCATTTGTAAGCATGAATAACAGCTTATCATGATGCACTAAATGACGATTTGACAAGACATATACATGATTTCAGACTATTAAAGACAATTACagacaaaaagacattttctgtGCATTAACaagtgaaataaatacaattcatTAGTGTTTTTACTCAACCTCGCCTCACCATATGTGGAATATCCTACTTTGACTGAGATatgttgttgctgttatttaATCATCAGTAGACTCGAGTGTGTTGTGATACATCcctcaaaatgatgaaatactgtTAAGCCCTGACAAGAACTTTTTGATTTGATGACCTTTGATGCAATAGCTGCTGCTAGTAGTTATGTACAGATGTCCAAGAATTTCAAGTACAGTGATGGATAAGTGCATTTCTAAACTATAGCACTTAGAAGCCCTGTAACACAATTATCCACCTGAGTTATGGAGCATCAAACTGCTTCATTGCATTTCATAGCTAACTGTTGTAATGCATACTGTAAACAATTCTCATTCTTTCTGTACGCTacagtgaaataataaaaacacgaGGTTAGGTTGTGGTTTTATGAGCAGAAAGCCTGTAAAGAGACTTTGTTACGGCTTGGCAGTGTTAGACTACATCTCATTGTCATACAAATAATATTGTTCTTAGTGGCAGTACAAGTTAACATAGCTGTCCTTGTGTTACTTTTTTATCAGCATAAGCGTGGCTGAGttcaaacacataaatacaaacatcCTCAGAATGCTTAATTACACTTATTTTAAGTCTATAGTGCTTTTTGTGCACCTGAAAGGGAGAGATACCCCCTCCATGTTTACTCAGGGCAACATGACTCCTTTCCTCTGGCAGTGAGGCACATCAAGCAGGCAGACAGGACAGCAAGTCAGTCTTTTTGGGTCAAACTACTGGGCTCCAAAACCAGCTTTCCAAGCTTGACCTCAATACATAAAACCCCAAATCCTACAACCTTTTAACACTGGGGGTAGCTGAGGGCGTGGGGTCTTAACACTGAACATATGTTGATCCTCTTACATGGGAATATGTGTGGAGCTGGCACTGGGAAGTACTGGTAATTCAGTTAAGTTTGCCCTGTGTTTACAGCAGGCTTACGGGGACCTCTCTCGATTATTTTAGCATTTGTAACTAGGGAatctataaaaaaacacaatttaatttttaaacaaGGCACATTAATCACTATCTTATATCTGCATTAATACACTGGGTTGGCTTTTCTAAACACATTCCGTGGCACTAAGCTGCTCTTTTGTCATTTGTGAGTTATAAAATACAACTCCTTACAATATCTATGTGCGTGAAAactgttttctttgttgtacCCTaagttttccttctttttcatgtttatgGTTTATCTGCAGGAAGATCCACCATGGGAACCTTTTCTGTCGGGGACATAGGTGCAGGGTCTTTGCTATCTGGAAGGCCCACAACCACTGCCTCAGGCACTGGGGTTTTCCCTGCACTGGCAGCAAATCCCTGGGCGATGTCATCAAAGGTCCTTCCTTTGGTCTCAGGCACCCGCAGGAAGGTGAAGATAAAGAATAGGATGAGGAAGAtcatgaagatgatgaagacatAAGCACCACAAACCTcctgagagatgaagagagagagaaatgtttgtAACAAACTGTAACAAAGTCGAACTGCTTATAGATCAACGTGCAGCAAATGAATCCGTACCTGTAGTTTAGGAAAGGTTATCCCAACCAGGAAGTTGGCAGTCCAGTTAGAAAAACCAGAGATGGCCATGGCAGCAGGTCGAGGACCCTGGGAGAAGAGCTCCGCCACGATGAACCAGGGGATGGGACCTGGACCCATTTCAAAACTAGCAACAAAGCCAAATACGGCCACTATGGCCAGGTAACTTAATGCCTGGTTAGACTCCTGTTCAGAGATAGAAACAGTGAAACggtcagaaaagaaaagacaaaataacacaatgatAGAAGTaaagtgcattaatattttatttttgtaagcAAAAAGTTAACCCAATTTGACGATTCTTGCAAGGGTCACTCACCACCAAAGAGAGGGAGATAGTCATGAGGAGGGCACAGACAGCCATTCCAGCGAGTCCAATCAGGTGTAAGGTTCTTCTCCCTGCCCTTTCAACCAGGAAGAGCTAGGGTCCAAAGAGAAAAGTTGATTAATCAATACTCTAATAAATACCAAACTGTAAGAGTGTAAACAAAATCTAATCAGACACTTACAGAGACAACAGTAAACACAGTGTTGACAACTCCAGCTCCAATGGTGGCATAGATGGGCTCTTTTACACCAGCCTTCTCAAAAATGCCCGTGGAGTAGTAAAACacctgaaagaaaagaaagagttaTTGTTATGATGTGTAATGCAGTCTTTATCCACTTAGGCCTTAAGGGCAGTGCATTAAACTGAGTATgaacacatccagcagacatggaGCTACGTTAGCATCTGTCTGTACATTTCTGGCCACCTGGTGTATCTAATACAACATTTAGTCTCTTTTACTTCTGGTTTGGTCTCCAACAACTCCTGAAGGAACTAACAaactctttagctgctaaatgctccactatgctTCCCTGCTTTGCCTGTCTGCTATTTGGTGCTGAGTAAGTAGCGTGTTTATGAAAAGTTTTTGCAAAATATGAGGAGACAAGGTTGATGACAGAAGAgagaaccaaaacagtaaaattgtGGACCATAAAT is a window from the Scomber japonicus isolate fScoJap1 chromosome 10, fScoJap1.pri, whole genome shotgun sequence genome containing:
- the slc2a3b gene encoding solute carrier family 2, facilitated glucose transporter member 3 isoform X2, which produces MERYGESFSKETITLVWSVSVAIFSVGGMIGSFSVGAMVTKFGRRKSMLLANIVAVLGGTLMGLSTVSRSFEMVIIGRFIIGVFCGLCTGLTPMYVGEISPTAVRGAFGTLHQLGVVIGILVAQIFGLEFLLGSDTLWPLLLALTALPAVAQSILLLFCPESPRYLLIVLNQEEEAQKALVRLRGSEDVSEDIQEMKEEAMKMALEKKVTILELFRSPNYRQPIIIAIILQLSQQLSGINAVFYYSTGIFEKAGVKEPIYATIGAGVVNTVFTVVSLFLVERAGRRTLHLIGLAGMAVCALLMTISLSLVVSDAYKNKILMHFTSIIVLFCLFFSDRFTVSISEQESNQALSYLAIVAVFGFVASFEMGPGPIPWFIVAELFSQGPRPAAMAISGFSNWTANFLVGITFPKLQEVCGAYVFIIFMIFLILFFIFTFLRVPETKGRTFDDIAQGFAASAGKTPVPEAVVVGLPDSKDPAPMSPTEKVPMVDLPADKP